From the genome of Biomphalaria glabrata chromosome 1, xgBioGlab47.1, whole genome shotgun sequence, one region includes:
- the LOC106062682 gene encoding sideroflexin-1-like, translating to MSKAQLKVNIEEPRYDQSTYSGRAKHFFITTNPLNLFVSGQALDDAKDIVERYRKGELVPGLTEDKLWQAKHLYDSAFHPDTKEKMILIGRMSAQVPMNMTITGCMMTFYKSTPAVIFWQWFNQTFNAVVNYTNRSGDSPISPQRLGVSYVMATGGAITTAMTLNNMVQKFPPIIGRFVPFAAVAAANCINIPCMRSREITHGIPIMDENGNRLGESTRAATSAITQVVISRVFMAMPGMLIPPFIMNSLEKKSFMQRMPWLNAPIQVTIIGAMLVFATPLCCALFPQKSSIAVANLEPEVRKKIEALPNPPSVVYFNKGL from the exons atgtcaaaagccCAACTGAAAGTTAACATTGAAGAGCCTCGTTATGATCAGTCGACTTACTCTGGACGAGCCAAACATTTTTTCATCACAACAAACCCTCtgaatttatttgtttctgGGCAAGCTCTTGATGATGCAAAAGATATAGTTGAGCGCTACAG GAAAGGTGAACTTGTACCTGGTCTGACTGAAGATAAATTATGGCAGGCCAAGCATCTTTACGACTCAGCATTTCACCCAGACACCAAAGAAAAGATGATACTCATTGGGAGAATGTCAGCACAAGTCCCTATGAATATGACCATTACTGGTTGCATGATGACCTTTTATAA GTCTACACCAGCTGTCATTTTCTGGCAGTGGTTTAACCAAACATTTAATGCAGTTGTGAATTATACAAATCGTAGCGGGGACTCTCCAATCTCTCCACa GCGATTGGGCGTGTCCTATGTAATGGCCACGGGTGGCGCTATCACCACGGCGATGACACTCAACAACATGGTCCAA aaattccCTCCAATAATTGGTCGTTTCGTGCCATTTGCTGCAGTGGCAGCTGCTAACTGCATTAATATACCTTGCATGAGGAGCAG GGAAATTACTCATGGGATACCTATTATGGATGAAAATGGCAACAGGCTTGGTGAATCAACCCGTGCTGCAACCAGTGCCATAACTCAAGTAGTTATATCAAGAGTCTTCATGGCCATGCCTGGAATGT TAATACCTCCATTTATCATGAACAGCCTTGAAAAGAAATCATTCATGCAGAGAATGCCCTGGTTGAATGCCCCCATTCAAGTGACAATTATTGGTGCAAT GCTTGTGTTTGCCACCCCCCTGTGCTGTGCTTTGTTTCCACAGAAAAG CTCAATAGCAGTTGCCAACTTGGAACCTGAAGTTAGAAAGAAAATTGAAGCCTTGCCCAACCCTCCTTCTGTAGTTTATTTCAACAAGGGACTTTAA